TTTGAGTAATGGGGGGACGCAGAAGGATAGGGTGAGCGTGCCGTTGGTTGCGCACGTCCAAGTTGTGAGATGAGAAACGAGGCAAATCCCGTTTCTATATACATCAAGCAGTGATGGCAAGAGGTTTACCTCAGAGTCCCTGATTTCACACTGCCAAGAAAAGCCTCTAGCGAGGCGGGAGGTGCCCGTACCGCAAACCGACACAGGTAGGCGAGAAGAGAATTCTAAGGTGAGCGAGTGAACTCTCGTTAAGGAACTCGGCAAAATGACCCCGTAACTTCGGGAGAAGGGGTGCTCTGGTAGGGTGTTAAAGCCCGAGAGAGCCGCAGTGAATAGGCCCAGGCGACTGTTTAGCAAAAACACAGGTCTCTGCAAAACCGTAAGGTGACGTATAGGGGCTGACGCCTGCCCGGTGCTGGAAGGTTAAGGGGAGTGCTTAGCGCAAGCGAAGGTGCGAACCGAAGCCCCAGTAAACGGCGGCCGTAACTATAACGGTCCTAAGGTAGCGAAATTCCTTGTCGGGTAAGTTCCGACCCGCACGAAAGGCGTAACGATCTGGGCACTGTCTCAACGAGAGACTCGGTGAAATTATAGTACCTGTGAAGATGCAGGTTACCCGCGACAGGACGGAAAGACCCCGTGGAGCTTTACTGTAGCCTGATATTGAATTTTGGTGCAACTTGTACAGGATAGGTAGGAGCCAGAGAACCCGGAGCGCCAGCTTCGGGGGAGGCGTCGGTGGGATACTACCCTGGTTGTATTGAACTTCTAACCCACAAGCCTTAGCGGCTTGGGAGACAGTGTCAGGCGGGCAGTTTGACTGGGGCGGTCGCCTCCTAAAGAGTAACGGAGGCGCTCAAAGGTTCCCTCAGAATGGTTGGAAATCATTCGCAGAGTGTAAAGGCACAAGGGAGCTTGACTGCGAGACGGACAGGTCGAGCAGGGTCGAAAGACGGACTTAGTGATCCGGTGGTTCCGCATGGAAGGGCCATCGCTCAACGGATAAAAGCTACCCCGGGGATAACAGGCTTATCTCCCCCAAGAGTCCACATCGACGGGGAGGTTTGGCACCTCGATGTCGGCTCATCGCATCCTGGGGCTGTAGTCGGTCCCAAGGGTTGGGCTGTTCGCCCATTAAAGCGGTACGCGAGCTGGGTTCAGAACGTCGTGAGACAGTTCGGTCCCTATCCGTCGCGGGCGCAGGAAATTTGAGAGGAGCTGTCCTTAGTACGAGAGGACCGGGATGGACACACCGCTGGTGTACCAGTTGTTCTGCCAAGAGCATCGCTGGGTAGCTATGTGTGGCCGGGATAAGTGCTGAAAGCATCTAAGCACGAAGCCCCCCTCAAGATGAGATTTCCCATTGCGCAAGCAAGTAAGATCCCTCAGAGACGATGAGGTAGATAGGTTCGGGGTGGAAGCGTGGCGACACGTGCAGCTGACGAATACTAATCGATCGAGGACTTAACCAATAACTGAAATGCGTTTCCATAATTCAATGTCGATTTATCCAGTTTTGAGCGAACAAGCTCAAAAGTCCAGTGATGATGGCAAAGAGGCCACACCCGTTCCCATCCCGAACACGGAAGTTAAGCTCTTTTGCGCCGATGGTAGTTGGGGGTTTCCCCCTGTGAGAGTAGGACGTCGCTGGGCATCTAATAGAAAGGCCGTTACCGGAAAACACCTGGTAACGGCCTTTTTTGTATAGAAATTCTCTTACTTCTTGTGAAGCTTATTTTAAAAAGGTAGGCTAAAAAAAGAAAGGTGGAATAAAGATGACTACAATATATGGTTATGAGGTAAAACGGGCAAATGGAGACTTGGAATCGCTAGAGCATTACGAAGGAAAGCCTTTAATTATTGTGAACACAGCAAGTAAATGCGGATTAACTCCACAGTTTGAGGGCTTACAACGTTTGTATGAGAAATATCAAAATCTTGGATTAGAAATCCTCGGTTTTCCGAGCGGGCAATTCAACGACCAAGAGTTCAAAACACAGCAAGAAACAATGGAATTCTGTCAAAAAAATTATGGAGTGAGTTTTCCCATGTTTTCAAAAGTAGACGTGAACGGCGAATTTGCCGAACCTCTTTATGATTATTTAACGTCTTGGGATGAAAACGGCACGGGCGGAGATATCAAATGGAATTTTACTAAATTCCTTATCGATCGTGAAGGGAACATCGTTCATCGCTATGAACCGGAGATTGAACCGGAACAAATAGAGAAAGATATTCAAAAAATCCTTTAATCCATTAGTCCGAATAGTTTTACTTTTATCAGTTTCTTGACACCCCCTAAAACCGCTGATAACCTTACAATAATATTTAAAAGGAAGTAGGAGGCGTGTCAATTATGTGGGAATCGAAATTTCTTAAAGAAGGGTTAACCTTCGACGATGTATTGCTAGTGCCAGCTCATTCAGAAGTGTTGCCGAAGGATATTGATTTGTCAGTAGAGCTGACGCCGAAAATCAAGTTGAATATCCCGGTCATCAGTGCAGGGATGGATACCGTTACGGAAGCGAAAATGGCTATCTCCATGGCACGCCAAGGCGGTCTTGGAGTCATCCATAAGAACATGAGCATCGAAGATCAAGCCGAACAAGTAGTCACTGTAAAACGCTCGGAAAATGGTGTTATTACAGATCCTTTCTATCTGACTCCTCAACACCAAGTTTACGATGCTGAGCATTTGATGGGGAAATACCGTATTTCGGGTGTGCCCATCGTTCAAAGTGAAGATGATCTGACTTTGGTAGGGATCATTACAAACCGCGACCTCCGCTTTATCCAGGACTACTCTTTAGAAATTAAAGACGTGATGACCAAAGAAAAATTGGTGACAGCTCCGGTTGGAACTACTTTAGAAGATGCTGAAAAAATCCTTCAGCAGTACAAAATCGAGAAGTTGCCTATCGTCGATCAAAACGGCATGTTAAAAGGGCTTATCACGATTAAAGATATCGAAAAAGTAATCGAGTTCCCGAATGCTGCAAAAGATGAGCAGGGACGTCTATTAGCAGGAGCTGCCGTTGGTGTTACTTCGGATACGATGAAGCGCGTGGAACAATTGGTAAAAGCTCATGTAGACGTTATCGTTATCGATACGGCTCATGGCCACTCAGCTGGCGTGTTGAATATGGTGAGCCAAATCCGTGACACCTACCCTGAACTAACAATTGTAGCGGGCAATGTGGCCACACCAAGCGGTACAAAAGCATTGATCGAAGCAGGTGCTGATATCGTAAAAGTTGGTATCGGACCAGGTTCTATTTGTACCACACGCGTTGTGGCTGGCGTAGGAGTTCCTCAAATCACGGCAGTTTACGATTGTGCTACAGAAGCTCGTAAACATGGCAAAGCCATTATCGCTGATGGGGGCATCAAGTTCTCCGGCGATATCATCAAAGCACTCGCTGCAGGCGGCCATGTGGTTATGCTAGGCAGCTTGCTTGCAGGCACTACAGAAAGCCCTGGGGATACAGAAATTTTCCAAGGCCGCCGCTTTAAGACTTACCGTGGCATGGGATCAATTGCTTCGATGGAAAAAGGATCGAAAGACCGCTATTTCCAAGATGAAGCGAAAAAACTCGTACCCGAAGGAATTGAAGGACGTTTGCCATACAAAGGACCTCTTACAGATACGATTCACCAATTGTTGGGTGGAATTCGTGCTGGAATGGGCTACTGCGGAGCGAAAGATTTGGCAACGCTGCGTGAAGAAGCACAGTTTATCCGTATGACGGGTGCAGGCTTGATTGAAAGCCACCCGCATGACGTGCAAATTACTAAAGAATCACCAAATTACTCCATGTAAAATAAACGCCTTCCCAGAAGTTCCTGGGAAGGCGTTTTTTCGTTTTGCTTCTTAAAAATATGATAAAATAGCGAAAGATATGAAACGATGGAGGACAAGCGAGTGAAAAGTGTATTGAAATGGATGCAAGTTTTGATGGTGTCTGCCATCGCTCTGATGATCGTGGTGCCAACGAAGGTTCAAGCTGAAGAAGCGATTCCTGTATTGGCGGATGCAGCCATCGTGGTCGATGCAGAAACAGGACAGATTTTATACGGTCAGAATGATGAGGCTGTTTTAGGCATCGCCTCCATGAGCAAAATGATGAGTGAATACCTGTTGTTTGAAGCAATTGAAGAAGGGCTTGTCAGCTGGGATGAAGAATATGAGGTGACTGATTACAGCCATCGGATCTCCCAGGATTTGCGCTTGAGCAATGTTCCGCTTCGTCAGGATGGTTCGTATACGATGAAGGAATTATATGAAGCGATGGCGATTTATTCGGCGAATGCGGCGACCATCGGCATTGCAGAAACGATTGCGGGTACGGAGAAAGAATTTGTGCAGATGATGAATGACAAAGCAGTGGAGATGGGGATTGAGGATGCACATTTCGTCAACTCAACTGGACTCAACAACTCATTTCTTCTCGGCATGCACCCTGAGGGAACGGGGGAAGACGAAGAGAATACCATGTCTGCCCGATCGGTTGCCATACTGACGAAAGCCTTGCTGGATGATTATCCAGAAATTCTCGAGACGGCCAAAATTCCAGAATTGATGTTTCGGGAAGGGACCGCGGATCAGATCCGTATGGTCAATTGGAATACGATGCTTCCGGGAATGGAGTATGAATACGAAGGCATGGATGGGTTAAAGACAGGGACGACTGATTTTGCGGGACATTCGTTTGCTGGGACTGCTAAGCGTGATGGGGTTCGGTTAATCGCAGTGGTCATGAAAGCGGTGGATGCGGAAGGGGAAGGCTCTTACAAAGCCCGTTTTGATGCAACACGTGCATTATTGGACCATGGATTTGCATTTCAGGAAGTTGAGCTGATGAAAGCTGGGCAACAGTTTATGGGACAAGAATCTCTTCCTGTCACAAAAGGAGAACAAGAGCAAGTAGCGATCGCTTTGAAAGAACCGGTCCGCTTGATGGCTCCGGCTGCTCAGCAAGAAGCTTACCGGACCGAGCTTGAATTGACAGAAGATACAATTGAAGCAGCTGTCGAGGAAGGGCAAGTTGTTGGCCAAGTGAAGGTTTTGGATGCTATGGGCAATGAAATACAATATCTTCATGAAAAGCCAGCTGCGGACGTAGCAGCAACAGAGACAGTGGAGCGTTCCAATTGGTTTGCGCTGTCTATGAAAAGCGCCGTGGATTTCATTAAAGGATTGTTTTAAGAAAAACCAGCTCATCACTTAGCGGATGAGCTGGTTTTTGCTATGTTCCAGCCATTCATCAAACGATCGATGCCTTGCTGGATTTCGCTTTCATCAAGCCCTCCAAAACCGAGGACGATTTTGGGGAACCCGTTCTTTTCCTTGAGCAGGTCGTAATTTTGCATCGCAAATACCCGAATGCCTGCCTCGCTTGCCTGGTCGACTAAGCTTTGTTCTGAGTGCTCCGAATTTATGGTCAACACAATGTGCATGCCCGCTTGTTCCCCGGATACGGCAACGGTTGGCTGATAAGGTGCAAGTGCTTGTGTCAGGCATTCGAGCTTTTTCCGATAGAGTTTACGCATGCGGTTTAAATGCCTCGAGAAATGCCCTTTTTGCATGAACAAGGCGACGATTTGTTGGTCGATGCGCGGCACGGTGGACGTGTAATGCAAAAAGGTCTTGCGGTAAGCATTCAATAAACTTGGCGGCAGCACGAGATAGGCAATGCGCAAGGACGGCATAATCGATTTGGAAAAAGTACTGATGTAGATGACACGCCCGCCGACATCCATGCTTTGCAGGGCGGGGATCGGCTGGCTAGTATAGCGAAATTCGCTGTCGTAATCGTCTTCGATGATAAAGCGCTCCGGTTTCGCTGCTGCCCAGTTCAAAAGCTGTGCACGGCGTGTGGCACTTAAAATGGACCCTGTCGGAAACTGGTGGGACGGTGTGACATAGGCGATGTCGACGTCGGTTTTGTCCAGTTCCTGCACATTGATGCCGTCTTCATCTACCTCGATTGGGAATGCTTGTCTGTCATCGTGTTCGAAAATGCTATGGGTGAGGGCGTATCCTGGATTTTCAAAGCCAAAACTTAAGCTTTTATCGAACAGCCGGATCAATAATGGCATCAATTGTTCAGTTCCGGACCCGACGATGATTTGTTCTGGTTCGCAGACCACACCACGGGATTGGTATAAATAACGAGCGATTTCAACGCGCAGCGATTCGTCGCCCTGCGGATGGCCAGCAAGAAGGAGTTCGTGATTTTCTTCATCGATTACTTCGCGTGCTGTTTTGCGCCATGTGGGGAATGGGAACGAACGGGTATCGATGCGCGCCGGGTTGAAGTCATAGCCATAGGTGGGTTTGGGTACATCGCGGATAGCCGTTTCTTCTTGTGGCAGATCCAAATAAGCGAGTTCTTCCACGGGCATGGTGAAAAATCCTCTGCGAGGGCGCGGCTCGATAAATCCTTCTGCGACTAACTGCGAATAAGCCAGTTCGACGGTCGTTTGGCTGATTTGCAAGTACTCCGCCAATTTACGTTTGCTTGGTAGTTTCGTGTCGACAGCAATTGTGCCGGCAGTGATGGCGCTGCGGATTTCCCGATACAGCTGCTTATAAAGCGGTGTGGCAGATTGTTTCTGTAATTGAAACATCAGCATATCCATATGAATGCCTCCATCTGACCTTTTAAATTAATGCAAACTGAGTCTTTTTATATGGTCACAGTTTATTATACTGGAAACAACCAATAAAAGGGAGGCATTTTCAGATGAGTCAAAAAGGGACAGATCGAGTTAAACGAGGTATGGCAGAAATGCAAAAAGGCGGCGTCATTATGGATGTGGTCAATGCAGAGCAGGCAAAAATTGCCGAAGCGGCAGGAGCGACGGCCGTCATGGCGCTCGAGCGCGTCCCATCCGATATCCGTAAAGAAGGCGGCGTTGCCCGCATGGCGGAC
This is a stretch of genomic DNA from Planococcus maritimus. It encodes these proteins:
- a CDS encoding glutathione peroxidase; its protein translation is MTTIYGYEVKRANGDLESLEHYEGKPLIIVNTASKCGLTPQFEGLQRLYEKYQNLGLEILGFPSGQFNDQEFKTQQETMEFCQKNYGVSFPMFSKVDVNGEFAEPLYDYLTSWDENGTGGDIKWNFTKFLIDREGNIVHRYEPEIEPEQIEKDIQKIL
- the guaB gene encoding IMP dehydrogenase gives rise to the protein MWESKFLKEGLTFDDVLLVPAHSEVLPKDIDLSVELTPKIKLNIPVISAGMDTVTEAKMAISMARQGGLGVIHKNMSIEDQAEQVVTVKRSENGVITDPFYLTPQHQVYDAEHLMGKYRISGVPIVQSEDDLTLVGIITNRDLRFIQDYSLEIKDVMTKEKLVTAPVGTTLEDAEKILQQYKIEKLPIVDQNGMLKGLITIKDIEKVIEFPNAAKDEQGRLLAGAAVGVTSDTMKRVEQLVKAHVDVIVIDTAHGHSAGVLNMVSQIRDTYPELTIVAGNVATPSGTKALIEAGADIVKVGIGPGSICTTRVVAGVGVPQITAVYDCATEARKHGKAIIADGGIKFSGDIIKALAAGGHVVMLGSLLAGTTESPGDTEIFQGRRFKTYRGMGSIASMEKGSKDRYFQDEAKKLVPEGIEGRLPYKGPLTDTIHQLLGGIRAGMGYCGAKDLATLREEAQFIRMTGAGLIESHPHDVQITKESPNYSM
- a CDS encoding D-alanyl-D-alanine carboxypeptidase family protein, with translation MKSVLKWMQVLMVSAIALMIVVPTKVQAEEAIPVLADAAIVVDAETGQILYGQNDEAVLGIASMSKMMSEYLLFEAIEEGLVSWDEEYEVTDYSHRISQDLRLSNVPLRQDGSYTMKELYEAMAIYSANAATIGIAETIAGTEKEFVQMMNDKAVEMGIEDAHFVNSTGLNNSFLLGMHPEGTGEDEENTMSARSVAILTKALLDDYPEILETAKIPELMFREGTADQIRMVNWNTMLPGMEYEYEGMDGLKTGTTDFAGHSFAGTAKRDGVRLIAVVMKAVDAEGEGSYKARFDATRALLDHGFAFQEVELMKAGQQFMGQESLPVTKGEQEQVAIALKEPVRLMAPAAQQEAYRTELELTEDTIEAAVEEGQVVGQVKVLDAMGNEIQYLHEKPAADVAATETVERSNWFALSMKSAVDFIKGLF
- a CDS encoding PLP-dependent aminotransferase family protein translates to MDMLMFQLQKQSATPLYKQLYREIRSAITAGTIAVDTKLPSKRKLAEYLQISQTTVELAYSQLVAEGFIEPRPRRGFFTMPVEELAYLDLPQEETAIRDVPKPTYGYDFNPARIDTRSFPFPTWRKTAREVIDEENHELLLAGHPQGDESLRVEIARYLYQSRGVVCEPEQIIVGSGTEQLMPLLIRLFDKSLSFGFENPGYALTHSIFEHDDRQAFPIEVDEDGINVQELDKTDVDIAYVTPSHQFPTGSILSATRRAQLLNWAAAKPERFIIEDDYDSEFRYTSQPIPALQSMDVGGRVIYISTFSKSIMPSLRIAYLVLPPSLLNAYRKTFLHYTSTVPRIDQQIVALFMQKGHFSRHLNRMRKLYRKKLECLTQALAPYQPTVAVSGEQAGMHIVLTINSEHSEQSLVDQASEAGIRVFAMQNYDLLKEKNGFPKIVLGFGGLDESEIQQGIDRLMNGWNIAKTSSSAK